The DNA segment GACGGAGCCGGTGGGCTACAGCGAACTCGTCAACATCGTGACCGCCGACGGCACGGTCAAGCGCGGCCAGGTGCTGGATACGAGCGACGAGATCGTGGTCGTCCAGGTCTTCGAGACCACCGCCGGTATCGGCAGGGACTCGGGCATCCGGTTCACCGGCGAGACGATCAAGATGCCGGTGGGCAAGGATATGCTCGGCCGCATCCTCTCCGGCGGCGGCAAGCCGATCGACGGCGGCCCGGATATCGTGCCCGAAAAGAGGCTCGAGATCACCGGTGCGGCCATCAACCCCTACGCCCGCTCCTCGCCTGAAGATTTCATCCAGACGGGTATCTCGACGATCGACGGGACGAACACCCTCGTCCGCGGTCAGAAACTCCCGATCTTCTCGGCATCGGGTCTGCCCCACAACGATGTGGCGCTCCAGATCGCCCGCCAGGCAAAGGTGCCCGGTTCGACCGAAGAGTTCGCCGTGGTCTTCGCGGCGATGGGTATCACCCGGGAAGAGGCCAACTACTTCATGGCCGACTTCGAGAAGACGGGTGCTCTCGAGCGTTCGGTCGTGTTCCTGAACCTTGCCGACGACCCGGCCGTCGAGCGGACGATCACGCCGCGTCTCGCGCTCACGACCGCCGAGTACCTGGCGTTCGACCTCGGCTACCACGTGCTGGTCATCCTGACGGATATGACCAACTACTGCGAGGCGCTCCGTCAGATCGGCGCGGCCCGTGAGGAAGTGCCCGGCCGGCGCGGTTACCCCGGCTACATGTATACCGACCTTGCGAGCATCTACGAGCGTGCGGGTATCATCAAGGGCGTCAAGGGCTCGGTGACCCAGATCCCGATCCTGACGATGCCGGGCGACGATATCACTCACCCGATCCCGGACCTGACCGGCTACATCACCGAAGGCCAGATCGTGGTCAACCGTGAGCTGCACCGGAAGGGTATCTACCCGCCGATCAACGTGCTGCCCTCGCTGTCGCGTCTGATGAACCTCGGTATCGGTGAAGGCCACACCCGCGAAGACCATAAGAAGGTCTCCGACCAGCTCTATGCGGCATACGCGGAGGGTAACGACCTCCGGGGTCTCGTGGCCATCGTCGGCAAGGACGCGCTCTCGGAGCGCGACCGGATGTTCCTTGAGTTCGCCGACCTCTTCGAGGACCGGTTCGTCAGGCAGGGCCTGTATGAAGACCGGTCGATCGAGGAGACGCTCGACCTCGGCTGGGAACTCCTCTCGACGCTGCCCGAAGAGCAGCTCGTCCGTATCGACCGCGAACTGATCCAGAAATACCACCCGAAGTACCGGAAGAAGGCACAGGGGTAAACGTCCATGGCGCTGCGAGATATCAAGCCGACCCGTTCGGAGCTGATCAACGTCAAACGGCGGATCAAGCTCTCGGAGCGCGGCTATAACATCCTCAAGATGAAGCGCGATGGGCTTATCCTGGAGTTCTTCAAGGTGCTGCAACAGGCGAAAGACAGCCGCGGCGCACTGCTGGAGCGCTACGAGCGTGCAATGGAGATGATCGCCCTCGCGGAGACCGTCGAGGGCGCTATCGGGGTGAAGGCCGCCGCCTTTTCGACGGCGGACGTCCCCGCCATCTCCTTAAAAAGCAAGAACATCATGGGCGTCGTCGTCCCGGAGATCCAGGCGTCCTCCGTCCGGAAGGGCGTGCTCGACCGCGGCTACGGGATGCTCGGCACGTCCGCCGTCATCGACGAGACCGCGGAGGCGTTCGAGGATCTGCTCGAGGCCATCATCGAGGCCGCCGAGATCGAGACGACCATGAAGCGGCTGCTCGACGAGATCGAGAGCACCAAGCGGCGCGTGAACGCGCTCGAGTTCAAGGTGATCCCGGAACTCTCCGAGGCCAGAGACTTCATCAAGATGCGGCTCGATGAGATGGAGCGCGAGGAGCTCTTCCGCCTGAAAAAGATTAAGGCACGGAGCACCTGAAGAGAGAGACTGGTGATACCCGGTGGAGATCGGTACGCTCGCAGATACTGGGAAGTTGACGGGAACGGTGATGCTGCGGGTTGATTTCAACTCGCCCATCGATCCTTCCTCAAACCAGATTTTAGACGACAAACGGTTCCGGGAACACCTGCCGACGGTGCAGGCGCTCGAGGACGCGCGGCTTGTCGTCCTGACGCACCAGAGCAGGCCCGGCAAGAAGGATTTCACGACGCTTGAGGCGCATGCGGCAAAACTGGAACGGCTGCTCGGTCGCCCGGTGACGTATGTGGAGGACATCTTCGGGCGGTGCGCCCGGGATGCCATCCGGAGCGCAAAGCGCGGGGACGTCCTGATGCTCGAGAACCTCCGGTTTGCCGCCGAGGAGAACCTGACCCTGAAACCGGAGGAGGCGAAGAAGACCCTCCTCGTCCGGAGGCTGGCGTCGATGGCCGATGTGTACGTCAACGACGCGTTCGGTACGGCGCACCGGTCGCAGCCGTCGATCGTGGGGCTGCCGCTCGTGCTCCCGTCGGTGGCCGGCCTCCTGATGGAGAAGGAGGTCGCGAACCTCTCCCGGGTATTTTCCGGCGCCCCGCGTCCCGTCACGTTCGTGCTCGGCGGGACGAAGGTGGACGACTCGATCGCGGTCGCGCAGAATGTTCTCGAACGGGGAACGGCTGACCGCGTGATCGTCGTCGGCGTGGTGGGAAACGTCTTTCTGCTTGCGGCGGGCCACGAGATCGGGCGGCCGTCGGCCCGGCTGATCGACGATCTCGGCTACCGGGCGGAGATCGATAAGGCGAAAGCTCTCCTGGAGTCCTACGCCGACCGGCTCTCTCTGCCGCACTCGGTTGCCGTCCGCGAAGACGGCGAGCGCGTCGAGTACCCCCTGGACACCGTCCCGGAGGACGCCCAGGTGCTCGACATCGGGAGCGATTCGATCGAGAGCCTTACGGAGACGATCTCGGGCTCGGGAACGGTTGTGGTGAACGGTCCGGCGGGGCTCTTCGAGGAGGAGCCGTTCGCCGTCGGGACCTTCGAGCTTCTGAGGGCGGCCTCTGCCGTGGAGTTCTCGGTGGTGGGCGGCGGGCATTCCGGCGCGGCCATCGAGCGGCTCGGTCTCGAGAGCGAGTTTACGCACATCTCCACCGGCGGAGGGGCGGCGATCGAGTTCCTGACCGGGAAGAAGATGCCCGCCATCGAAGCGCTGGAGATGTCCCGGAAGATCTTCGGCTGAGGGGTATAGCGCTCCTCCCTTTTTCTCTCGATTTCCGCTACTCTTCCGTTGCACGGCACGTGACGGTGTATCACCTCCCCTGTCGGCGGGTCGGGTGAAGTTGCGGATGCTGCGCTGCACGGGGAGCTTTTGCGGTATAATAACGCGAATTAAGCCGTTTGCGATCCGGCTGATGATAAAAGTGAGGTGATGTTGGCCTTATAGAATGAGGTGGGGGGGCCACACCCGAAAGCCTTGCAGCCCGGCGTAATCTCGCTTGTGGTTGCTGAACGCTGGTTCAGGGGCTCCCGTGCCCCCGAACCGAACCCTTGGCATCGTTGGCGGTGTAGTTGGTTATGTAGTTGGTTGTGGTGATTGCTGATGGAATTGAATGATTGGTGAATGCTGGGTGTGGTAGTTCCCCGCACCATTATCTATTCTAACTGATATATATTATTTGCTAATAAATATCTAAACGAATATATATGCCGGAATAATAAACAGAGATGTTATAATTCACCGTTAATCGAAAGACCCGCAAGCGTCTCAGGAAAATTTTGCAGGATGATTTATATACTCGGTCTTCGGGCGGCACCCGGACCCGGCGCCCGCGTCGGATCACTCACAAAGGAGGGCGACCCGGGAACCGACCGGGATGCCGATATCCGCACCGATCGGGCCGCATTTCACCGACATCAGGTAGGCGACGGGGGGGAGGTCGCGGTCATCCGAGAGCGACTCGTAGTTGGCCATCCCCTTCGCGATGACGAGCGTCGCGCGGTCGAGAGCGTCGGCAAGCGCCGGCGGGGCGAGGTCGCGGTTGAGCCCGAGTTCGGCGATTCCGTCCGTGTTGGGGGTGAGCAGGTCGACCCGGCGGTCGAGCCCGAGCGCCACGGCATCCTCCATCGTTGCGTCGTTTAAGATCGGGGCTCCCCGGACGGCGAAGGTGACGTGCGACCCGCTTTTCTTGAGGTAGTCGGCGAAAAGGGAGTCAAAGACGATCTCCCCGCAGTTGTCGGCGAGGTAGACCACCCGGGAGGTGTGCCCCTCGATCGCGGCGGTGTCGTCGACGGTCAGCCCCGCCGCAAACTCCCGGCGGAAGAACCCGACGAAGTTGTCGGTGACGGTATGGGCCTTCGAACCGTAGTCCAGCGTGTTGCCGATGACCGACGCAAGCGCAAGGTCGCGGAACGTCGAAAGATCGCCGCGCACCTCCCGGCAGACCGCCGCCGCGTCCTCGTTGTTGCCCTTCTTCAATGACCGGTAGGGGTCGTCGTCGCCGATCATCCGGTAAGCAAGGCGGTGCACCCGGCTAGCGATGACGGGTGCGGGCACCGGGTCGGCGATGATGCGCCCAAGAAGGTTCCGGCACGCATCGACGATCTCGGAGACGCGCAGGGGATCGTCGATGCAGAGCCGGCTCTCGTACTCGACCCGGCTGATCAGGCAATCCGTGCAGCCTGCAGTCAGCTTCATGCTACGAATAACTCTGTCGGGGACAGAGAAAAAATGGTCTGATGGGGCCACTGCGATTTGAACGCAGGTCAGAAGACCCCCAGTCTCCTAGGATGGCCAGGCTACCCTATGGCCCCTTCCCTATTAGCTATGTTCGAATTGCACATATATCTTCGCTTTGCGGAGTCGGGGTGAAACCTCTATCCGCGGGCGTTCTTATACTCCTCGACGCTTCTTGTCAGTTGTTCCAGTTCGCTGCCGGTGATCTCCATCCTGCCTGACAATGCGTCGACCTCCCTGAGGAGCTGCTGGATGCGCACGTACATCACGTACATGATAAACAGCAGACAGACGATGGTTACCGAGAGCAGGACTATCATGATTGCATTAATATCCATAGTCATCATGGTTCTCTCCTGAATAGTGCGCGGGCGAACCGCTCAACAAATCCTTCCTGCACCTTGTGCGGCTCCTCCAGAACAGGGATGCCCGCCAACGTGGCTGCGATTCTTCTGAACGCTTTAGATGATTCGGATCCTGGTGATCTGACGACGACCGGTGTCTTCGCCGCTGCGGCCCTTCGTACGTTTGCGTCTTCGGGCACCGTATCGATGATCGATACCCCGAGGGTCTTCTCGATCTTTCTCCGGTTCATGTCGGTCTCTTCCAGTATCGCCCGGTTGAGGATGGCCCCCCCGATGGTGCCGCCGACCGTCTCTGTCAGGATCTTGATCTTCAGAGCATCCACGATCGAAGAGATCTCGGGGTTCACGACCAGCAGAACCTCATCTGCCACGGTGAGCGGTATGACTCCGTCCGTGCCGATACCGGCGGGTGCATCGAGAAGAAGGAAATCACAACGGTCGGTGAGATCGCACATCACGTCTCTAAGCCGTTCCGGGTTCGCGTTCTGGAACCCCTGGAGCGAAAGGCCGCTGGGTACTACCTTGAGA comes from the Methanoculleus marisnigri JR1 genome and includes:
- a CDS encoding V-type ATP synthase subunit D, with protein sequence MALRDIKPTRSELINVKRRIKLSERGYNILKMKRDGLILEFFKVLQQAKDSRGALLERYERAMEMIALAETVEGAIGVKAAAFSTADVPAISLKSKNIMGVVVPEIQASSVRKGVLDRGYGMLGTSAVIDETAEAFEDLLEAIIEAAEIETTMKRLLDEIESTKRRVNALEFKVIPELSEARDFIKMRLDEMEREELFRLKKIKARST
- a CDS encoding damage-control phosphatase ARMT1 family protein, with translation MKLTAGCTDCLISRVEYESRLCIDDPLRVSEIVDACRNLLGRIIADPVPAPVIASRVHRLAYRMIGDDDPYRSLKKGNNEDAAAVCREVRGDLSTFRDLALASVIGNTLDYGSKAHTVTDNFVGFFRREFAAGLTVDDTAAIEGHTSRVVYLADNCGEIVFDSLFADYLKKSGSHVTFAVRGAPILNDATMEDAVALGLDRRVDLLTPNTDGIAELGLNRDLAPPALADALDRATLVIAKGMANYESLSDDRDLPPVAYLMSVKCGPIGADIGIPVGSRVALLCE
- a CDS encoding phosphoglycerate kinase codes for the protein MEIGTLADTGKLTGTVMLRVDFNSPIDPSSNQILDDKRFREHLPTVQALEDARLVVLTHQSRPGKKDFTTLEAHAAKLERLLGRPVTYVEDIFGRCARDAIRSAKRGDVLMLENLRFAAEENLTLKPEEAKKTLLVRRLASMADVYVNDAFGTAHRSQPSIVGLPLVLPSVAGLLMEKEVANLSRVFSGAPRPVTFVLGGTKVDDSIAVAQNVLERGTADRVIVVGVVGNVFLLAAGHEIGRPSARLIDDLGYRAEIDKAKALLESYADRLSLPHSVAVREDGERVEYPLDTVPEDAQVLDIGSDSIESLTETISGSGTVVVNGPAGLFEEEPFAVGTFELLRAASAVEFSVVGGGHSGAAIERLGLESEFTHISTGGGAAIEFLTGKKMPAIEALEMSRKIFG
- a CDS encoding ATP synthase subunit B, which gives rise to MKEYRTVAQIAGPLVFVEKTEPVGYSELVNIVTADGTVKRGQVLDTSDEIVVVQVFETTAGIGRDSGIRFTGETIKMPVGKDMLGRILSGGGKPIDGGPDIVPEKRLEITGAAINPYARSSPEDFIQTGISTIDGTNTLVRGQKLPIFSASGLPHNDVALQIARQAKVPGSTEEFAVVFAAMGITREEANYFMADFEKTGALERSVVFLNLADDPAVERTITPRLALTTAEYLAFDLGYHVLVILTDMTNYCEALRQIGAAREEVPGRRGYPGYMYTDLASIYERAGIIKGVKGSVTQIPILTMPGDDITHPIPDLTGYITEGQIVVNRELHRKGIYPPINVLPSLSRLMNLGIGEGHTREDHKKVSDQLYAAYAEGNDLRGLVAIVGKDALSERDRMFLEFADLFEDRFVRQGLYEDRSIEETLDLGWELLSTLPEEQLVRIDRELIQKYHPKYRKKAQG
- the minD gene encoding cell division ATPase MinD yields the protein MIRAYTIASGKGGTGKTTVTANLGTALAQHGRETCIVDTDVGMANLGLVLGLAETPITLHEVLAGTASIQDAMYVGPYGLKVVPSGLSLQGFQNANPERLRDVMCDLTDRCDFLLLDAPAGIGTDGVIPLTVADEVLLVVNPEISSIVDALKIKILTETVGGTIGGAILNRAILEETDMNRRKIEKTLGVSIIDTVPEDANVRRAAAAKTPVVVRSPGSESSKAFRRIAATLAGIPVLEEPHKVQEGFVERFARALFRREP